A region from the bacterium genome encodes:
- a CDS encoding ThuA domain-containing protein, with translation MKKILYIYGGPEFHPTEWAGKKLKEILYRDGRFEMEMTSDLDSFISLPSSGYDAVVVYTTGFKEDLTDEREKGLLQFIKNGGGFVGIHSATDSFRGSRKYIEMINGEFLSHPEHHEFCVSVVDKQHYITVRMPDSFSVYDEMYHLQNYDPSKSTLLFKTIWQGKEIPVAYTRDYGKGKVVYISLGHTKDAWAHPEFQKILIRAIAYSTGEKLSDRIVECGILGYGPAFNMGKHHSDWINSTYGLKTLAVCDIDPKRVEVAKQELP, from the coding sequence ATGAAAAAGATTCTTTATATATACGGAGGACCTGAGTTTCACCCTACAGAATGGGCAGGAAAGAAATTGAAAGAGATACTTTATAGAGATGGAAGGTTTGAGATGGAAATGACATCTGACCTTGATTCCTTTATCTCTCTTCCCTCCAGTGGATATGATGCGGTTGTGGTATATACCACTGGTTTTAAGGAAGACCTTACAGATGAAAGAGAAAAAGGACTTTTGCAGTTTATAAAAAATGGCGGTGGATTTGTCGGGATACATTCGGCAACAGACAGTTTCAGAGGTAGTAGAAAGTATATAGAGATGATTAATGGTGAATTCCTTTCACATCCAGAACATCATGAATTTTGTGTCTCTGTCGTTGATAAACAACACTATATTACTGTAAGAATGCCTGACTCTTTCTCTGTATACGATGAGATGTATCACCTGCAGAATTATGACCCTTCAAAGTCGACACTGTTATTTAAAACAATATGGCAGGGAAAAGAAATTCCTGTTGCTTATACGAGAGATTACGGAAAGGGGAAGGTTGTTTACATCTCTTTAGGTCATACTAAAGATGCATGGGCGCATCCTGAATTTCAGAAGATTCTTATAAGAGCGATTGCATACAGTACAGGTGAAAAACTATCGGATAGAATTGTAGAATGTGGAATTCTTGGTTATGGTCCTGCATTCAATATGGGGAAACACCATTCTGATTGGATTAATTCTACTTATGGGTTAAAAACACTTGCAGTGTGTGATATTGACCCTAAAAGGGTAGAAGTTGCAAAACAGGAATTACC
- a CDS encoding sugar phosphate isomerase/epimerase has translation MKIGCQEGLLPGSNLKEKFEIAKKIGFEGIEIWGSELLRNPEKIKEYKKISEETGIKISSICVGYRNSLLEPEPGDREKTREDIKRLLEIGKEIGVVGLIVVPVFGGPKVPNLSPYRNAYELEKELLLSQLPEIVKKAEETECCILLEPLNRYETHFLNRLEQAVEYCEKIGSEYLKILADFFHMNIEEADISESFKKAGRWIAHVHLADSNRLLPGMGHTNFEGGFRALKEVNFENYMILECWVPEPVKENLEKSLRFMRKTIEQIKKG, from the coding sequence ATGAAAATAGGATGTCAGGAAGGGTTATTACCAGGAAGTAACCTGAAAGAAAAATTTGAAATTGCAAAAAAGATTGGGTTTGAGGGAATAGAAATATGGGGAAGTGAACTTCTGAGAAATCCAGAGAAGATAAAGGAATATAAAAAAATCTCAGAAGAAACTGGAATTAAAATTTCAAGTATATGTGTTGGATATAGAAATTCTTTGCTTGAACCAGAACCAGGAGATAGAGAAAAGACGAGAGAGGATATTAAGAGGTTGCTTGAAATAGGAAAAGAAATAGGTGTAGTGGGTTTGATTGTTGTACCTGTTTTTGGAGGTCCTAAGGTTCCTAACCTTTCTCCTTATAGGAATGCATATGAACTTGAAAAGGAACTATTGCTTTCACAATTACCAGAAATTGTTAAAAAAGCAGAGGAAACTGAATGTTGTATATTGCTTGAACCACTTAATAGATATGAGACGCATTTTTTGAACAGATTAGAACAAGCCGTTGAGTATTGTGAAAAGATAGGTAGTGAGTATCTGAAGATATTAGCGGATTTTTTCCATATGAATATAGAGGAAGCAGATATCTCGGAATCATTTAAAAAGGCAGGAAGATGGATTGCTCATGTCCATCTTGCGGATAGTAACAGATTACTTCCAGGGATGGGACATACGAATTTTGAAGGTGGATTCAGAGCACTTAAAGAAGTTAATTTTGAAAATTATATGATTCTGGAATGCTGGGTACCTGAACCAGTAAAAGAGAATCTTGAAAAAAGTTTACGTTTTATGAGAAAAACAATTGAACAGATTAAAAAAGGATAA
- a CDS encoding sugar phosphate isomerase/epimerase has product MRIGFMMKFDKGRIDFANRVGFKSCELIVSPEDDFFPDKDGWKERANEVKECYDKKDIRISCLAGFYVNHMDIDKTDEYKKRVRSTIVLAKEMGIGVVAGFSGRIVGKGLKESITVFKKIWSEHAKFAEDHNVKIAFEHCPMGEFHTPSNGINFMCTPEMWDIAFNEVPSEAIGLEWDPSHLICQFIDPVMTLRKFGKRVYHVHAKDAHVNTDIIKEYGIWYPGATEHCFPGLGDTDWGLCIKELLRQGYKGDLNIEGWHDKVYCGDKEDEGLIIAFRYLSRFVVQE; this is encoded by the coding sequence ATGAGGATTGGTTTTATGATGAAGTTTGATAAAGGAAGGATTGATTTTGCTAACAGAGTTGGTTTTAAGTCCTGTGAGTTAATTGTATCTCCAGAAGATGATTTCTTCCCGGATAAGGATGGTTGGAAAGAAAGAGCGAATGAAGTAAAAGAATGCTATGATAAGAAAGATATACGGATATCGTGTCTTGCAGGGTTTTATGTTAATCATATGGATATAGATAAAACAGATGAATATAAAAAGCGTGTAAGAAGTACCATTGTCCTTGCTAAAGAGATGGGTATTGGTGTAGTAGCTGGTTTTTCAGGTAGAATAGTTGGTAAAGGGTTAAAGGAAAGTATTACGGTTTTTAAGAAGATATGGAGTGAGCATGCGAAGTTTGCTGAAGACCATAATGTAAAAATTGCGTTTGAACACTGTCCGATGGGCGAGTTTCATACACCATCTAATGGGATAAACTTCATGTGTACTCCTGAAATGTGGGATATTGCTTTCAATGAGGTTCCTTCTGAAGCAATAGGACTTGAGTGGGACCCGAGCCATCTTATATGTCAGTTTATAGACCCTGTAATGACACTTAGAAAATTTGGAAAAAGGGTTTATCATGTCCATGCAAAGGACGCACATGTAAATACGGATATTATAAAGGAATATGGAATCTGGTATCCAGGAGCAACTGAACACTGTTTCCCTGGACTTGGAGATACTGACTGGGGGCTATGTATAAAAGAACTCTTACGGCAGGGGTATAAAGGAGACTTGAATATAGAGGGTTGGCATGATAAGGTTTATTGTGGAGATAAAGAAGATGAAGGGTTAATCATTGCTTTCAGATATCTCAGTCGTTTTGTCGTACAGGAATAG
- a CDS encoding insulinase family protein, with the protein MEWQEFKIKNGIRVIYKHIPEFHSVSTGIWIKAGSRFETEKISGISHFLEHLLFKGTKKRNYRQIKEEIEGVGGTFNGFTSEEATCYWIKILGEYLELSIDVLADMIQNPLLKEKDIEKERNVIIEEINMYKDIPAKYVFELFDEILYNGHPLGQPIAGTVESIKNTTKKDMSQYIKNLYTAENIVVSIAGNINEKMMQKAVERYLSPVQRKADNTFILWEKGPSGPKIKKLTKKTEQTHIVMGGLAPSRFDKERYPLAVLNTILAGNMSSRLFNRIREEMGLAYAIRGMTKHYQDTGAYLIYAGVSPENTEKTVSAIIDELVKVRDKGVSGSEMKRAKKFIISQILMEMEDNLEYMLWLGEQRLLREKVISIKETLEKVRSVSSKEVKEIAGTLFRKGNMYLSLIGPSIDEDRLMKTISSI; encoded by the coding sequence ATGGAGTGGCAGGAGTTTAAGATAAAAAACGGGATAAGGGTAATATATAAACATATACCAGAGTTCCATTCTGTATCAACAGGTATATGGATAAAGGCAGGAAGTAGATTTGAAACAGAAAAAATTTCTGGTATCTCACATTTTTTAGAACATTTACTCTTTAAGGGCACGAAAAAGAGAAACTACAGACAGATAAAAGAAGAAATTGAAGGTGTGGGGGGAACATTTAACGGATTCACATCAGAAGAGGCAACCTGCTACTGGATAAAAATCTTAGGAGAGTATCTTGAATTAAGCATAGATGTTCTTGCAGATATGATACAGAACCCTCTTCTGAAAGAAAAAGATATAGAGAAGGAGAGAAATGTCATTATAGAAGAAATCAATATGTATAAGGATATCCCTGCAAAATATGTCTTTGAACTTTTTGATGAGATACTTTATAACGGGCATCCACTCGGACAACCCATTGCAGGTACAGTTGAAAGTATAAAAAACACTACCAAAAAGGATATGTCCCAATATATAAAAAATCTTTATACTGCTGAAAATATTGTGGTAAGCATTGCTGGAAATATCAATGAAAAAATGATGCAAAAAGCAGTGGAAAGGTATCTTTCTCCTGTACAGAGAAAAGCAGACAATACCTTCATCCTGTGGGAAAAAGGACCATCCGGTCCAAAGATAAAAAAACTTACAAAAAAGACAGAACAAACACATATAGTAATGGGTGGGCTTGCACCGAGTAGATTTGATAAAGAGCGATACCCTCTGGCAGTACTTAATACCATACTTGCAGGGAATATGAGCAGTCGCCTCTTCAATAGAATCAGGGAAGAAATGGGACTTGCTTATGCGATAAGAGGTATGACGAAACACTATCAGGATACAGGGGCATATCTCATCTATGCAGGTGTTTCTCCTGAAAACACAGAAAAAACTGTTTCAGCAATTATAGATGAACTGGTAAAGGTACGGGATAAAGGAGTAAGTGGAAGTGAAATGAAAAGGGCAAAAAAATTCATTATCTCACAGATTCTTATGGAGATGGAAGACAACTTAGAATATATGCTGTGGTTAGGAGAACAGAGATTACTGAGAGAAAAAGTTATATCTATAAAAGAGACATTAGAAAAAGTAAGAAGTGTGAGTTCTAAAGAAGTAAAAGAAATTGCAGGGACATTATTCAGAAAGGGAAATATGTACCTCTCACTCATAGGTCCCTCAATTGATGAGGATAGATTGATGAAGACAATATCCAGTATATAA
- a CDS encoding biotin transporter BioY: MERIITQWEKLWERYYDAFSSFSIVQKLSLGISFTLLTALSAQIYIPLPFTPVPVTGQVFIVLLCGILLGKTIGALSQIFYLAGGMAGINWFYGASYGILRPTTGYIAGFVLSTYLIGVITEKGKTKPQMIYGMLSGIGIIHLCGVIWLASFLNISIYKAFVIGSLPFIPFDIVKAYFAGLIGSSILKRSRK; encoded by the coding sequence ATGGAAAGAATTATAACCCAATGGGAAAAACTATGGGAAAGATATTATGATGCCTTTTCATCCTTTTCAATAGTGCAGAAACTTTCACTCGGAATATCTTTTACACTCCTTACTGCTTTATCAGCACAGATATATATACCACTTCCATTTACACCAGTCCCTGTAACAGGACAGGTATTCATTGTACTCCTCTGTGGAATCCTTCTCGGAAAAACAATAGGTGCTTTAAGTCAGATATTCTATCTTGCAGGTGGTATGGCAGGTATAAACTGGTTCTATGGCGCATCTTATGGTATCTTAAGACCAACTACTGGTTATATTGCTGGTTTTGTTCTATCAACCTATCTTATAGGAGTTATTACAGAAAAGGGGAAAACAAAACCACAGATGATATATGGTATGCTTTCAGGAATCGGGATAATACATCTGTGCGGTGTTATATGGCTTGCTTCCTTTTTAAACATTTCAATCTATAAGGCATTCGTTATTGGTTCTCTCCCTTTTATTCCATTTGATATAGTAAAGGCATATTTTGCAGGACTCATTGGAAGTTCTATATTAAAAAGGAGTAGAAAATGA
- a CDS encoding aspartate-semialdehyde dehydrogenase, which yields MKRYNVAVVGAGMVGKKMVEVLIERNFPYNELKILATREREENIAGKKVRVEKTDIDSFNNVDIAFFAGTEGEKGASKLFGWEAVKKGAIVIDNGGDFRMDNRVPLVVPEVNPHHLKQHQGFIANPNCSTIIMLMAVFPIHKRYKVKRIIISTYQAVSGTGKDAVDELETQVHSYAKGAELKNSVYPYQIAFNVIPEIGGLSEQFPGYYSEEVKMIKETHKILGDSSINVSATCVRVPVFNGHSEAVTVECEKPIDVEEIRTILTSSPGVKVIDQPEKSGYPVPVNVSGQDDVYVGRLRKNPAFENALDMWVVGDNIRKGAASNAIQIAEEMIKMSLI from the coding sequence ATGAAAAGATATAATGTAGCTGTTGTAGGTGCAGGGATGGTAGGTAAAAAAATGGTTGAGGTTCTTATTGAGAGAAATTTCCCTTATAACGAATTGAAAATACTCGCAACGAGAGAAAGAGAAGAGAACATTGCAGGTAAAAAGGTAAGGGTGGAAAAGACAGATATTGATTCTTTTAACAACGTTGATATTGCATTCTTCGCAGGCACCGAAGGAGAGAAAGGAGCAAGTAAACTCTTTGGATGGGAAGCAGTAAAAAAAGGTGCTATTGTAATAGACAATGGTGGAGATTTCAGGATGGATAATAGAGTTCCCCTTGTTGTTCCGGAAGTTAACCCACACCATCTGAAACAACATCAGGGTTTTATTGCCAATCCTAACTGTTCTACCATTATTATGCTTATGGCTGTATTTCCCATCCATAAGAGGTATAAAGTTAAAAGGATTATTATATCTACCTATCAGGCGGTCTCAGGAACAGGGAAGGATGCTGTTGATGAGCTTGAGACACAGGTACATTCTTATGCAAAAGGGGCAGAACTCAAAAACTCTGTCTATCCATACCAGATTGCCTTCAATGTTATCCCTGAGATAGGAGGACTTTCAGAACAATTCCCAGGATATTATTCAGAAGAAGTGAAAATGATAAAAGAAACCCACAAAATACTTGGAGATAGCAGTATAAATGTCTCTGCGACATGTGTAAGGGTTCCTGTCTTTAATGGACATTCTGAAGCAGTTACCGTAGAGTGTGAAAAACCGATAGATGTGGAAGAAATAAGAACAATACTTACCTCCTCCCCCGGAGTGAAGGTTATTGACCAACCAGAGAAATCAGGTTATCCTGTTCCTGTTAATGTTTCAGGGCAGGATGATGTATATGTAGGACGGTTAAGAAAAAACCCTGCTTTTGAAAATGCTCTGGATATGTGGGTGGTTGGAGACAATATAAGAAAAGGGGCTGCCTCAAATGCTATACAGATAGCAGAAGAGATGATAAAGATGTCTCTCATTTAG
- a CDS encoding adenine phosphoribosyltransferase, whose product MKEIKTLIRTIPDFPKKGILFRDITPVLKDPDAFRKVIDAFQRNTPLNIDKVVAVESRGFIFGSALAFNLGVGFVPVRKSGKLPGKTIKTKYDLEYGTDILEIHEDAIEKGDNVILVDDLLATGGTALASCKLIEKSGGIVKKILFLVELDDLKGVKKLKDYDVFSLIHF is encoded by the coding sequence ATGAAGGAGATAAAAACACTTATAAGAACAATACCTGACTTTCCTAAAAAAGGTATACTCTTCAGAGATATAACACCTGTTTTGAAAGACCCGGATGCATTCAGAAAGGTTATAGATGCATTTCAGAGAAATACGCCTTTGAATATAGATAAAGTGGTAGCCGTTGAATCAAGAGGGTTCATATTTGGTTCTGCACTTGCTTTTAATCTCGGGGTAGGATTTGTCCCTGTAAGGAAAAGTGGAAAACTGCCAGGGAAGACAATTAAAACAAAGTATGACCTTGAATATGGAACAGATATACTTGAGATACACGAAGATGCAATAGAGAAAGGAGATAATGTTATTCTTGTAGATGACCTTCTCGCTACAGGTGGGACAGCACTCGCTTCCTGTAAATTGATAGAAAAAAGTGGAGGTATTGTAAAAAAGATACTCTTCCTCGTTGAACTTGATGACCTGAAAGGGGTTAAAAAGCTTAAGGATTATGACGTCTTTTCACTTATCCATTTCTAA
- a CDS encoding sigma-70 family RNA polymerase sigma factor, translating to MVKKKIKSDEVKILEQIKKGDVKAKEQFTRDNQGLVIYLAKKYAFTPDILPDLIAEGNMGLLKAVEKFDANKKVKFGTYAYFWIKRFIIRAILREFEVLKIPERYQDLKEKIEEVKKEYMFKKGRIPTDNEIAKSLNLPLEVLQKMKKYASQVRVISSDFYDGEKQVDLFDVMNFTRKEDLWDILRNKDLLKSIFHRLKEKEKKANVDMWLKVLEMYYGLNGRVPLSYKEISKELNVSRQRIHQIKKTCLQALAKEWEKMKKEEVERNEGDKNTYKNNT from the coding sequence ATGGTAAAGAAAAAAATAAAAAGTGATGAGGTTAAAATTCTTGAGCAGATTAAGAAGGGAGATGTGAAAGCAAAGGAACAGTTTACCAGAGATAATCAGGGGCTTGTTATATATCTTGCTAAAAAATATGCCTTTACACCTGATATACTTCCAGACCTCATTGCAGAAGGGAATATGGGATTACTTAAAGCAGTTGAGAAGTTTGATGCAAACAAGAAAGTGAAGTTCGGTACTTATGCATATTTCTGGATAAAAAGGTTTATAATAAGGGCTATTCTCCGAGAATTTGAAGTGCTTAAGATACCTGAGAGGTACCAGGACCTAAAGGAAAAGATAGAGGAGGTAAAGAAAGAATATATGTTTAAGAAAGGCAGAATACCAACAGATAATGAGATAGCAAAGAGTTTAAATCTACCTTTAGAGGTATTACAGAAAATGAAAAAATATGCATCCCAGGTTAGGGTAATATCCTCTGATTTCTATGATGGAGAAAAACAGGTTGACCTTTTTGATGTTATGAACTTTACAAGAAAGGAAGACCTATGGGATATATTGAGGAATAAAGATTTATTGAAAAGTATATTTCATAGATTGAAGGAAAAAGAGAAAAAAGCAAATGTGGATATGTGGCTTAAGGTATTAGAAATGTATTATGGATTAAACGGTAGAGTTCCACTTAGTTATAAAGAGATATCAAAAGAACTTAATGTTAGTCGTCAGAGAATCCACCAGATAAAAAAAACATGCCTTCAAGCATTAGCAAAAGAATGGGAAAAAATGAAAAAAGAGGAGGTAGAGAGAAATGAAGGAGATAAAAACACTTATAAGAACAATACCTGA
- the alaS gene encoding alanine--tRNA ligase, which produces MKSSEIRELYLNFFKEKGHTIVPGSGLIPFDDPTLLFTSAGMVQFKKFWATDVPLPYTRATTCQKCLRAGGKDSDIDKIGITGRHHTFFEMLGNFSFGDYFKEEAIGWAWEFVIERLKIPEERIWVSYYRNDDETKIIWKKFLPEKRIIPLSEKDNFWGPAGDTGACGPCTELYIDYGKEKGCSNDCMPGCECGRFLEFWNLVFPQYDKQKDGTLAPLKRKGVDTGMGLERITRIMQNVHSNYDTDLFLPIIKEIEKISGCSYDDERKKPSFRITADHIRAAVFLIDENILPSNEGRGYVLRRIIRRAEITGADLDIKEPFLHQLSGIVIDIMGGVYPSLKKNIELIGRVIKEEEEKYYYLINSASRNFYIATEKLKGNTIPGDVAFKLYDTYGIPKDLLDDMSSQRGLKVEWDVFEKCLNQQREKARVSSDIGAKKEIIAGNSPQIETVFTGYETIEDRASGIAVYKDEKKDTLYLVLDKTPFYPEKGGQIGDRGWIVKEGEGFSLRFKVLDTQIDEKGIIYHKGNIEGTGKPDDFIDTGLKVSVDRVFRKCVSINHTATHLLHYALREVIGKDVRQAGSFVGDTKLRFDFVCFKQISDEDIQRVEELVQEKIFLDAPVKVDEMTLDEAIEKGAIALFQEKYGEKVRMINIGDYHKEVCGGTHITHTGEIVLFKITGFSSIGQNLKRIEVVTYIEALKQMDMYRKIVNDIAAKFNTDEFKVLTTIEKLIQENEERVKTIKRYEDILASEMSSKIIEKKECFKTGKGYFVSGFFDIGGIDFLSRVADMSMKEIKEGVVFVGGSSGKEISFVVKVSSGYAKDFSAKGLVKEIAGIVEGQGGGSDTFARGSGKRTDNFNQAVIKIKKVLKLTG; this is translated from the coding sequence GTGAAGAGTTCAGAGATAAGGGAATTATATTTGAATTTTTTTAAAGAAAAGGGTCACACTATAGTTCCTGGAAGTGGGCTTATTCCTTTTGATGACCCAACACTTCTTTTTACAAGTGCAGGTATGGTGCAGTTCAAGAAATTCTGGGCAACAGATGTTCCTCTGCCATATACGAGAGCAACTACCTGTCAGAAATGTCTCCGTGCTGGTGGTAAGGATAGTGATATAGATAAAATAGGGATTACAGGGAGACACCATACATTTTTTGAAATGTTGGGTAATTTTTCTTTTGGCGATTATTTTAAGGAAGAAGCGATTGGCTGGGCATGGGAGTTTGTTATTGAACGGTTGAAAATTCCTGAAGAACGTATATGGGTTTCTTATTATAGAAATGACGATGAGACAAAAATAATATGGAAAAAGTTTTTGCCAGAAAAGAGAATTATACCTCTCTCTGAAAAGGATAATTTCTGGGGACCTGCAGGAGACACAGGTGCCTGTGGTCCCTGTACAGAGTTATATATTGACTATGGAAAAGAGAAAGGTTGTAGTAATGATTGTATGCCAGGTTGTGAATGCGGCAGGTTTTTGGAATTTTGGAACCTCGTTTTCCCACAGTATGATAAACAGAAAGATGGTACACTTGCTCCATTAAAAAGGAAAGGCGTGGATACAGGTATGGGACTTGAAAGGATTACAAGGATTATGCAGAATGTCCATTCAAACTACGACACAGACCTTTTTCTTCCAATCATAAAAGAGATTGAAAAAATATCCGGATGTAGTTATGATGATGAAAGAAAGAAGCCATCCTTTAGAATTACTGCTGACCATATCCGTGCAGCTGTTTTTTTGATAGATGAAAACATACTGCCTTCAAATGAAGGCAGGGGGTATGTACTACGCAGGATAATACGTCGTGCAGAAATTACAGGTGCAGACCTTGATATAAAGGAACCATTTTTACATCAATTAAGCGGGATTGTTATAGATATAATGGGAGGAGTATATCCTTCCCTAAAAAAGAATATAGAATTGATAGGAAGGGTTATAAAGGAAGAGGAAGAGAAATACTACTATCTTATAAATTCAGCCAGCAGAAATTTCTATATCGCTACAGAAAAACTGAAAGGCAATACAATACCGGGAGATGTTGCTTTTAAACTTTATGATACATATGGTATCCCGAAGGACTTGCTTGATGATATGTCTTCACAGAGAGGATTGAAAGTAGAATGGGATGTATTTGAAAAATGTCTTAATCAACAGAGGGAAAAAGCAAGGGTTTCATCAGATATTGGGGCGAAGAAAGAAATTATAGCAGGGAATTCTCCACAGATAGAGACCGTATTTACTGGATATGAAACAATAGAAGATAGAGCAAGTGGTATAGCAGTGTATAAAGATGAGAAGAAAGATACATTATATCTTGTTCTTGATAAGACACCTTTTTATCCTGAAAAAGGTGGTCAGATTGGTGATAGGGGATGGATTGTTAAAGAAGGTGAGGGTTTTTCTTTGAGATTTAAGGTGTTAGATACCCAGATAGATGAGAAAGGGATAATATACCATAAGGGTAATATTGAAGGGACAGGAAAACCGGATGATTTTATAGATACGGGATTAAAAGTATCTGTTGACAGGGTATTCAGGAAATGTGTTTCAATAAACCATACAGCCACACATCTGCTTCATTATGCATTAAGAGAAGTTATAGGAAAAGATGTTAGACAGGCAGGTTCTTTTGTTGGAGATACAAAACTACGTTTTGATTTTGTCTGTTTCAAGCAAATTTCAGATGAGGATATACAGAGGGTTGAAGAACTGGTTCAGGAGAAGATATTTTTGGATGCACCTGTAAAGGTTGATGAGATGACACTGGATGAGGCAATAGAAAAAGGGGCTATAGCACTCTTTCAGGAAAAGTATGGTGAGAAGGTAAGAATGATAAACATAGGGGACTATCATAAAGAGGTCTGTGGAGGTACGCATATAACACATACAGGAGAGATAGTTCTTTTTAAGATAACAGGGTTTTCAAGTATAGGACAGAACTTAAAGAGGATAGAAGTGGTAACATATATTGAAGCACTGAAACAGATGGATATGTATAGAAAGATAGTTAATGACATAGCAGCAAAGTTTAACACAGATGAGTTTAAAGTGCTTACAACGATTGAAAAACTTATACAGGAAAATGAAGAAAGAGTTAAGACCATAAAAAGGTATGAAGATATACTTGCTTCAGAGATGTCTTCAAAAATAATAGAGAAAAAAGAATGTTTTAAGACAGGTAAAGGATATTTTGTATCAGGTTTTTTTGATATAGGAGGTATTGATTTTTTAAGCAGGGTTGCTGATATGAGTATGAAAGAGATAAAGGAAGGTGTAGTATTTGTTGGTGGTTCTTCAGGTAAAGAGATATCTTTTGTAGTGAAGGTGAGTTCTGGTTATGCAAAGGACTTTTCTGCAAAAGGACTTGTAAAAGAAATAGCGGGTATTGTTGAAGGACAGGGAGGAGGAAGTGATACATTTGCGAGAGGTAGTGGTAAAAGGACTGATAATTTTAACCAAGCAGTTATAAAGATAAAAAAGGTTCTGAAACTTACGGGGTAG
- a CDS encoding RecX family transcriptional regulator, which translates to MKNKKLYQRAIKLLGRKNYSEAELREKIRGDAEEEEIEEVIEECKKQHYLDDSALADYLVDRYLEKRKGFWYIISALEKRKIREDIVKEIKDNFNFEVEYKKAEEFVRKNRKRKDISSILFSLKARGFSYPVISRIAKEYIKGIDSTE; encoded by the coding sequence GTGAAAAATAAAAAACTTTATCAAAGGGCAATTAAGCTGCTTGGCAGGAAAAATTATTCAGAAGCAGAGTTAAGAGAAAAAATAAGAGGTGATGCAGAAGAAGAGGAGATAGAAGAGGTTATTGAAGAATGTAAAAAGCAGCATTATTTAGATGATAGTGCACTGGCTGATTATCTTGTAGATAGGTATCTTGAAAAAAGAAAGGGATTCTGGTACATCATATCTGCTCTTGAAAAGAGGAAGATAAGGGAAGATATAGTAAAAGAGATAAAAGATAATTTTAATTTTGAAGTTGAATATAAAAAAGCGGAGGAGTTTGTCCGTAAAAATAGAAAAAGGAAAGACATCTCCTCCATTCTTTTTTCTCTGAAGGCAAGAGGTTTTTCTTATCCTGTGATAAGCAGGATAGCAAAGGAATATATAAAAGGAATAGATAGTACAGAGTAG